From Streptomyces sp. NBC_00775, one genomic window encodes:
- a CDS encoding DUF3052 domain-containing protein, with the protein MSATADHAEERTNPAARLGFEPGQVVQEIGFDDDVDNELRESIESLIGQELADEDYDDVADVVLLWFRDEDGDLTDALVDAIGLLEDGGMIWLLTPKTGRDGYVEPSDINDAAQTAGLSQTKSISVAKEWSGTRLASPKSKR; encoded by the coding sequence GTGAGCGCGACCGCGGACCACGCGGAGGAGCGGACCAACCCGGCCGCCAGGCTGGGGTTCGAGCCCGGACAGGTGGTCCAGGAGATCGGCTTCGACGACGACGTTGACAACGAGCTCCGTGAAAGCATCGAATCGTTGATCGGCCAGGAACTGGCCGACGAGGACTACGACGACGTCGCTGACGTCGTGCTTCTGTGGTTCCGAGACGAGGACGGCGACCTCACGGACGCTCTGGTGGACGCCATCGGTCTCCTTGAGGACGGCGGCATGATCTGGCTGCTGACCCCGAAGACCGGCCGGGACGGCTACGTCGAGCCCAGCGACATCAACGATGCCGCGCAGACCGCCGGCCTCTCCCAGACGAAGAGCATCTCGGTCGCGAAGGAGTGGTCGGGCACGCGCCTGGCCTCGCCCAAGTCGAAGCGCTGA
- a CDS encoding peroxiredoxin has protein sequence MAIEVGSKAPDFELKDNHGATVKLSDFRGEKNVVLLFYPFAFTGVCTGELCSLRDNLPQFTDRDTQLLAVSNDSIHTLRVFAEQEGLEYPLLSDFWPHGNTSRAYGVFDEDKGCAVRGTFIIDKEGVVRWTIVNGLPDARDLNEYVKALDTL, from the coding sequence ATGGCGATCGAGGTCGGCTCCAAGGCCCCGGACTTCGAGCTCAAGGACAACCACGGCGCCACCGTGAAGCTGTCCGACTTCCGCGGTGAGAAGAACGTGGTGCTGCTCTTCTACCCCTTCGCCTTCACCGGCGTGTGCACGGGTGAGCTGTGCTCCCTGCGCGACAACCTTCCGCAGTTCACCGACCGCGACACCCAGCTGCTGGCCGTGTCCAACGACTCCATCCACACCCTGCGTGTCTTCGCCGAGCAGGAGGGCCTGGAGTACCCGCTGCTCTCCGACTTCTGGCCGCATGGCAACACTTCGCGCGCCTACGGCGTCTTCGATGAGGACAAGGGCTGCGCGGTGCGCGGCACGTTCATCATCGACAAGGAGGGCGTGGTCCGCTGGACCATCGTCAACGGTCTGCCGGACGCGCGTGACCTGAACGAGTACGTCAAGGCGCTCGACACCCTGTGA
- a CDS encoding TerD family protein, giving the protein MGVSLSKGGNVSLTKEAPGLTAVIVGLGWDARTTTGVDFDLDASAILTNADGKVSSDANFVFFNNLKSPDGSVEHTGDNITGEGEGDDEQIKVNLAGVPADVQKIVFPVSIYDAENRQQSFGQVRNAFIRVVNQAGEAEIARYDLSEDASTETAMVFGELYRNGAEWKFRAIGQGYASGLRGIAQDFGVNV; this is encoded by the coding sequence GTGGGAGTCAGCCTCAGCAAGGGCGGCAACGTATCGCTGACCAAGGAGGCCCCGGGACTGACCGCGGTCATCGTCGGTCTGGGATGGGACGCCCGTACGACGACAGGCGTCGACTTCGACCTCGACGCCAGCGCCATCCTCACGAACGCGGACGGCAAGGTCAGCAGTGACGCCAACTTCGTGTTCTTCAACAACCTCAAGAGCCCGGACGGCTCGGTCGAACACACCGGGGACAACATCACCGGTGAGGGTGAGGGCGACGACGAGCAGATCAAGGTCAACCTCGCCGGCGTCCCGGCCGACGTCCAGAAGATCGTGTTCCCGGTCTCGATCTACGACGCCGAGAACCGCCAGCAGTCGTTCGGCCAGGTCCGCAACGCCTTCATCCGCGTGGTGAACCAGGCGGGCGAGGCGGAGATCGCGCGCTACGACCTCTCCGAGGACGCCTCGACGGAGACCGCGATGGTCTTCGGCGAGCTCTACCGCAACGGCGCGGAGTGGAAGTTCCGCGCCATCGGCCAGGGCTACGCCTCGGGCCTGCGCGGCATCGCGCAGGACTTCGGCGTGAACGTCTGA
- a CDS encoding TerD family protein translates to MGVTLAKGGNVSLSKAAPNLTQVMIGLGWDARSTTGADFDLDASALLCNGGRVLGDEWFIFYNQLKSPDGSVEHTGDNLTGEGEGDDESILIDLSKVPANVDKIVFPVSIHDADNRGQTFGQVSNAFIRVVNQADGQELARYDLSEDASTETAMIFGEVYRYNQEWKFRAVGQGYASGLRGIALDFGVNVS, encoded by the coding sequence ATGGGCGTCACGCTCGCCAAGGGAGGCAATGTCTCCCTCTCGAAGGCCGCACCGAACCTCACGCAGGTGATGATCGGGCTCGGCTGGGACGCGCGCTCCACCACCGGAGCCGACTTCGACCTCGACGCCAGCGCCCTGCTGTGCAACGGCGGCCGGGTGCTCGGGGACGAGTGGTTCATCTTCTACAACCAGCTCAAGAGCCCGGACGGCTCGGTGGAGCACACCGGTGACAACCTCACGGGTGAGGGCGAGGGCGACGACGAGTCGATCCTGATCGACCTCTCCAAGGTGCCGGCCAACGTGGACAAGATCGTCTTCCCGGTCTCCATCCATGACGCCGACAACCGCGGCCAGACGTTCGGCCAGGTCAGCAACGCCTTCATCCGCGTCGTCAACCAGGCCGACGGCCAGGAGCTCGCCCGCTACGACCTCTCCGAGGACGCCTCCACGGAGACAGCGATGATCTTCGGCGAGGTCTACCGCTACAACCAGGAGTGGAAGTTCCGAGCGGTCGGTCAGGGGTACGCGTCGGGCCTGCGGGGCATCGCCCTCGACTTCGGGGTCAACGTTTCCTAG